Genomic window (candidate division KSB1 bacterium):
CCAAATGTATCGTGTTCAATTTCAGCAGCGTCAGCTACATCAACTCCGCCGGCATGTCGGTGATGATCACGCTGCTGACGCGCTCGCAGAACCAGGGCGTGGCGCTCCGAGCCTTTGGCTTGTCGCCGCATTTTCAAAAAATTTTTGACATGGTGGGGCTTTTGAAGTATATTCCACATTTTGACAACGAAAACGAAGCCCGCGCCAGTTGCGGCTGAGCTACGCTTGCATTCGTTTCCCGGTTACGTTTTGAATTTTGTTTTACTTCCCATGATCGAATACCATCTGCGCCTCATGCGCCGCGATGATTTGCCGGCGGTGAATCGGATTCTTTCCAAAGCTTTTACCGCGGCGCGCATCGCCGATGGTTTTAAAACCACCCATGTGCCGTTGTGCCGGCTTTCATTCCTGGAAATGTATCTTGCCGCGTTTCCCAACGGCTGTTTTGTGCTCGAACATGAAGGGGGGGTGGTCGGTTATGCGTTTTCCCGATTGTGGGGCGAAGTCGCGTGGATCGGGCCGGTGAGCGTGATTCCGGCGCATCAGGGAAAAAAACTGGGGCAACAACTCATGGTGAAAGTGATTGAGACGGTGCAGCGCGCCGGCGCCCGCGTGATCGGTTTGGAAACCATGCCGCGCAGCGTTCATAATATCGGGTTCTATACCAAACTCGGTTTCTTGCCGCAAAATTTAACCGCCGACTTGATTCGGCCGTTGCCGCGCCATCTCGAGGAGCCTTTCCCTGCGGACTACGAAGTCGTTTTCTTCAACGACGCCGGCCCGGCCGAAAAGGTCTCCCTTCTCTCAGCGGCCGAGAAGTTGGCGCGCCGCATCGATCCGCACTTATCGATTCGATCCGAAATCGAAGTCACCACGCAATTTCAATACGGTGACACCATTTGCGTGCGGCGTGACCGTGAGCTCCTGGCGTGCTTTGTCGCGCACACGAAAAAGTATTACGATGACGAAGCCTCGCGTTTCATGAAAATTATTTTGACGCTGATGGACGCCTCGCTCTCCGTCGC
Coding sequences:
- a CDS encoding GNAT family N-acetyltransferase, with protein sequence MIEYHLRLMRRDDLPAVNRILSKAFTAARIADGFKTTHVPLCRLSFLEMYLAAFPNGCFVLEHEGGVVGYAFSRLWGEVAWIGPVSVIPAHQGKKLGQQLMVKVIETVQRAGARVIGLETMPRSVHNIGFYTKLGFLPQNLTADLIRPLPRHLEEPFPADYEVVFFNDAGPAEKVSLLSAAEKLARRIDPHLSIRSEIEVTTQFQYGDTICVRRDRELLACFVAHTKKYYDDEASRFMKIILTLMDASLSVAEILPHLFVIAGRKHLDTISFRTPTRYTRAYGELVAAGFQVFHTDLRMTLEGYEEIADPKSFYLSKWE
- a CDS encoding STAS domain-containing protein, encoding MEEIQVNLRLEEKLAVIDLSGDVTSLAEKKLLAAYDKAAAQKAKCIVFNFSSVSYINSAGMSVMITLLTRSQNQGVALRAFGLSPHFQKIFDMVGLLKYIPHFDNENEARASCG